One Nostoc sp. CENA543 genomic window, AAGTCCGCTTCACCGCTTCAATAATCACAGATAGCGGTTCTAACATACTTTCCCGAATTTCTGGCCCTTTGATGGTAACTGTTCTAGGTAAACCAGACAGCAAGTGTAAACCCCGGACTTCCATGATGGCGTTTTCATCATCATGGGTGGGGTAAGCAGAACCAATGCGAATTTTAATGTCTTCCGCAGTGCGTTCACCAATGACTAGGTTATGTACTTTTTTGAGATACATGATGATGGATTCGGTTAATTCATCACCAGCAATGCGTACTGATTCACTTAACACAGTTCCTTGCAAACTCAGCACAGCTACTTCTGTGGTTCCGCCGCCAATATCAATAATCATATTGCCAGTGGGTTCAGCGACAGGAAGTCCTGCACCAATGGCTGCTGCTACTGGTTCATCGATTAAATAAACTTCTCTGGCTCCAGCTTGCGCAGCTGCATCCATGACAGCTCGTCTTTCTACACCTGTGACACCACTAGGTATACCGATGACAATCCGAGGTAATATCAAAGACCTACCTTCATTGACTCGCTGAATGAAGCTTTTCAGCATTAACTCTGCGGTGTCAAAATCAGCAATTACACCATCACGTAAAGGCCGTAAGGCAATCACATTACCTGGTGTCCGTCCGAGCATTTTTTTTGCTTCTTCTCCTACTGCAAGAGCCACCTTTTCGTTTTGATCGATCGCTACTACAGAAGGTTCTTGCAGTACAATACCTTTACCTGATACATAAACGAGGGTATTGGCTGTACCGAGGTCGATACCCATATCCCACGATGAGCGAAAGTTCCTGAACAAACCCACGCGTGTCTACGCCCCCTAATTTGCGATAATTCTAGACTACAACTGTTAATGAGAATAAAGTAAATCGTGCTGGATTCTATTATGTTTTCGTGTCAGAGTCCAGCCTGATAGGCTGTTTTGTAATCACTTGGGGTAATTAGCCTAAAGTGCTGTTAGCGGAAGCGGGGCGTTTAGCCGGTGCTGAGTAGTGAGTGGTGAGTAAAAATCCCAGTCCCCAGTCCCCAGTCCCCAGTCCCCAATCCCTATTTCATACAAAGCTGACAAACTTGCTTCATCAAGGCTACCTATTTCCTATCCTGTGACTAGTTCAGTATATCCGTATATTTTTTCATTTTCTTCAGGTGATTCTGCTTATTTTTATACTGGAACTTGAGATGAAGCGAGTCACAGTTTTTCAATAGGTTCACAATTGGCTATTATAGGAGTCAAAATACATAAGTACCTCTGTACTAAAAGGTAAAGCACATGAGTATTAATATTGTCACTCTAGTCGGTCGGGTAGGTGGTGATCCAGATATGAAGTTTTTCGACTCTGGTAAGATTGTTTGCAAATTAACATTAGCGGTGAACCGACGATCGCGTAATGACAAACCAGACTGGTTCACTCTAGAAATATGGAATAAACAAGCAGAAGCAGCAGGTAACTATGTGCGTAAGGGTAGACTAATTGCAGTTAAAGGTTCTTTGAAATTTGACACCTGGAATGATCGCCAAAGTGGGCAACTCCGTTCTACACCAGTTATCCTAGTGGATCAGTGGGAGTTTTTAGATTCCAAACGCGATAGCGAAGCAAACGGTGACTATTCCCCAGAAAATTTTTAAACAGGAGTCAACAGTCAATAGTCCAGACTATTGACTATTGACTATTGACTATTGACTATTGACTATTGACTATTGACTAATAACTAATTTGCAATGTTACTGTGGCTTCCACTTGTTGCTCACCAGCCACTACAGGAGTAGCAATGGCCATGTCGCCAACAACTGCTTTAGATGCTTCTGCACGATATAACATTGGGGGTGGCGGCGCACTTGCACCATTCACTTGAATACTAACCACCTCTTTAGACTGAATGCCAAGAGAATTAAATACAGCTTCAGCTTGCTTTTGTGCGTCTTGAGTGGCTTCCTTTAAAGCTTGTTGTCTAGCAGAGGCGATCGCTTCATCGGTAGCGACAAAACTAATACTATTAATTTGGGTAGCACCAGCTTTGACGGCTTCATCCAAAATTGTTCCAGCTTTTTCTGTGGCGACACGGAAGCTGACGGTATTACTCGCAGCATATCCACTAATGCGCTGTACATTGTTGTTGTAACTATAAACTGGGTTGAGGCGAATTCCTGTAGTTTGTAATTTTTCTACATTGCGACTTTTTAAGAAATCTACCACCGCCGATGACCGACGAGCTGCTTCTTTTTGTACTTCCTGTGCTGTTTTTCCTTGAATTTCTACCCCCAGGTTAATTTCGGAAATAGAGGTGGGGATTGATTCTTCACCTCGTCCTGTCACAGTCAGAGTCCGCCAGACTTTTTCTTTTTCTTGCGCCATTCCCGGCTGTGTTGCAGTCAAAAATACCAGCAACACTAATGGTAGAGTGGCAAAAAGTTTTCTAGCACGCAACTTAGAATTCAATAAAGCAATTTGAGACATCAGATTGACACTCCTCTCAAAGTTTGTATAGACATTCAAAATTAGTGATATTAGCTACTCGCCATTGATAACTTTATGGGGTAGCTCGATACACTTTCGATGTTTCTACTTTGACAGTTGTATCGTTAAACTTGAGGATGGTTTCATTTTTTGAAACTAAAAATTACACCCCAAATTTTTTTATCATTTAAAACGCGCTCATTTAATAATTAATGAGTTTGAACATTAGACCTATTTCTGTATAATTAAATACAAGCCAGCTTATGTATTATCCCAATATGAAAAAATTTAGATGTTAAGGAGAAGTTTGCCGACCACAATTTGGGCAAAAGACAGTGGAAAGCTCAAGCTTGAATCCACAGTGACGACAAAAACTAGGTGTTGGTACTGGCTTCAATCTTGTCTTACGCTCTAGCACTGCTTGGTATTCTCCAGAGTCAACCCATTTTATCAGTTCATTTGCACGCGAAAGAATGAAAGCTTGGCTTTTAAACATTAAGTTGAACATTTTCAGAAATTTTGTATAGGTTGTATCTCCAAATCCTTCATATTCTCTTGCCTGTGTTACAAAGTCATCAACATCAAAAGAGTTAAAATACTTTTTAGGTAAGCCTGCCATTTTTGCCATAACTGTCATTGCCACAGTTAAATCCTGACAGGCCAGCAGTCCTGCACGATCAACAGTCAACTCTGACCATCTAGACCACTGTAATAATGCTAATTCAATTCCCGACGTTAGAGGTTTAGTAAAATCTACTGCAACTGCACTTGTGACAAATTCACTAACGATGGGAAGTAAATAAGCAATTTCCTTGTAGAAAATATGCTGGCTCTTAATACGACCTATCTCACAACCGATGACAAACAACAATTCCTGTCTGGAAAAACTATCTATACATTCCGTACTAATAATAACTATTGGATGCTCTACTCCTACAGTGATTCCCTGAAAATTAATATCAGATGTGCGATCATGCCGCACATAAAATTCTGGCATTGTCTTTAAGTTTAAAGTCTCACAAGCATCTTCTAATATTTCATAAATATCAGGAAGACTGCTAGGAGTAATTTTCATGCTGTTGCCAACTAACTGCAATTGCAACAACTTTGATAGTCCAAGACTATAAAATTTATTAACTACAAAATCCAACCCAGGTGTTTTTGCTAAAGTATCGAGTGCTTTCTTATCGAAAGGATGTTCATACTCAAGAGGACTTAGTCCTTCTATCTTGATTATTTCCATAAACTTTGATTACCTTTAGCAACTTGGTAAGCATCAATAACTGACCAAATCAGCATAAGAAAAGAGCCTATACCCGCAGTAGGCGCAAATAAAATCACTGCCCCCAAGAACATAACCAATGCTTTTAAATAATCACCATTGTAGACTTGTCCAAGTCCTGTAATTAACAAGCAAAGAATTGCCGCAAGGATGGGATTTTTTCCTTGAGCATATCTTTTGCTGGCTAATGAAGGTCTACGGATACCATCATCAATAGGAGCAGGACTTGTCAGTGACTCACCACAATTGATACAAAACTTTGAATCTTGGCGATTTTCAGTTTGACATTTTGGACACTTCATAAAAAATCTTCTTTCTTTTATATTTAAAGATTTAAGCCTGATATTTTAGCTGACTCACCGTTAGTAGGAAAGAATATCCTAATATGTCCTTTTAATCCGGCGGAATAATCCTTGCGTTCAATCGCATACTTTTCTTCTCTCCCATCTTCTTTACTACCTCTTGAACCCAGTCTTGTTCTTCCTGTATATTCACTCCCAATAACTTTAATAGGTTGTTTATACAAATTGAATCTTCTAGCAGCTACATTAAAGCTATTTTTACGAAAAGCTGGATCAATTTGATCGTTTATAAATAAGGAATGATGCGCGATCGCTGCAAATTTTTGGATACCTATTTCTAGATTAGGACTAGATAAGGCATCAAATAATTGCTCAATGAGATTCAGCACAACTTCATCTTTACTAGACGGTTCTTCAGATTGGTTGTGAGGTTGTTGAATTGGGTTGTTGACAGAGGTTTCTACGGGAATTTCTAAAGACTGATTTATGAGAAGAGTATTGTTAATATCTGTACTGTAATTATTCCTGACAAGATTTCGACTGTTTTCATTAGTTGTTTCATCATCATCATCTTTAAAGACTCGATTTCCGATATAAATTTGTAGTAGTTTTCCTTTTTTATAAAGAACAGGTGTTAATTCTTCTGGCAAGCCTTCTAACTGAATTGCATTACAACCAAGCTCATAAGCAAATTCAATTGATTCTCCACTTCCTAGAGCAGAGTAAAAACCTACAGAAAACTCAATTGCTGCTTTATCACCAATTGCCTTACTCATGCCAATTACATATTCAATGTATCGAGCGATCGCCTCAGCTTGAAACTTAGAATAACAGGCATTTAAAACAACACATTCAACACGACTAGAGAATAGCCGAAACAGGTTGGCTAAAGCAGAAGTATCAACCAACTTTTCCTGTCCTGTTACGTCTTCAAACACTAATCCTTCCTGTTCAGCACCATGACCACTGAAGTGGACGATTTGGGGTTTAAAGTCTAGCATTGCTTGCTGAATATCTCTTGGTCGGGTTGCTCCAGTCGAGTTGATAGGTGTCTTTCCGTATCCGGCTAGGCGTAGCCTTTCTCTAATTTCCCTTTCCTCTTCTTGCAACCGCAAACCCTTAGTTCCTTTAGGATTGGCTGCAAGTAATAAAATTGATTTAGCATTAATGTTAGCCTTCATAGGAAATATGAAAAATTTTTATGTAAAAAATAGTGGATTAAAAATTATTTCGCTTAAATTTATAGAATATTATTTTTTGCCACTACCAGATTATTCATTTTTGCATGAATTTACTTTGTTTTTATTAAGAAATTGCGGATACAATCTTACATATTTGTAAATGAGGACAATAATATAATTACTTTGAATATATAAAAATCCGTCTTTACTATTGAAATTAATTGTGTATGTAGGGAACAGAGAAGAGAAAAAGGAAACAATGATGTACTGATTCTTTCCAGAAATCAACCATGATTTCTATACAAATTACTCAACTTAGTTTATTCATCTGAAAGGTTGAGAAATCAATGAACTTTCTTTGTCACCTCTTGGTTTTAGAAGAAACGGTCAGCATTATAGTAATTATACATAAATTTCAGTTTAATTACTCAATTTAGACGAATTATTAAGAAATACATCGAAATTAAGCTTTCAAGTTTAGCTATCAATACAGCAAACACAACTCTTTAGCAGATATCTCAAGTCAACAAGGAAGATTCTCTATGGCATATTGGCTGCTCAAAACTGAACCAGATGACTATTCGTACTTTGATTTAGAACGAGATGGTGGTACAGTTTGGGATGGTGTGAATAATCCCCTAGCACTCAAACATATACGAACAATGCAGCCTCAAGATTTGGCTTGGATTTATCACACTGGAAAAGAACGGCAAATTATGGGTATGGCTGAGATTTCTAGTCAGGCTTATCCAGACCCCACGTTAAATGATGCCAAGCGGGTAGTCGTAGATATACGCCCATTGCAAAAAGTAACTCAGCCTGTCACTTTATCCCAGATCAAACAAACACAGAAGTTTGCAGAGTTTGATTTACTCCGCATCCCTAGATTATCTGTAGTACCAGTCTCAGATATTTACTGGCAATACCTGATGGAATTAGCAGGTGTTAGCCATTGAAATCAGACGCAGATACCACCGCGAAAAACTATGTTGAGTCTTATTTTTAGAATTTTAAATTTTTAAGGGACTTCCAGAAAATAAACTATCCAAATTTATATTCTTCAAAACAACTGTTTCCCCCTGCTCCCTGCCCCCTGCCCCCTTGCCATCAGCGTCATAGTATATTTTTAAAATTGGAAGTCCCTAACTTGCTTCTGTGACGATGGTGTAAGCCTACCCGTAGACTATCTTGCATTGATATGATCCATTACTGGTATGCTGGTGCTGATATTCTTCTTGATTAGAAGCATGAAAACGGACTTATGAGTATTATACCCAGCCATTTCCAGTACCATCGGCAAAGTCTAGTTATGGCAACTTTCCTGATTGTGGTAGCGATCGCTGGTAAAGTAATCACAGGCTTGAGCGTCTTGAGCCAATCCCCATCAACCACCTAAAAATCTGTGTGGAGATGATATCTAGAGGTGCAGAGGGACAACAGAAGGTAAGCAGGGTAGATGATATTTTCAAACGCCCAATTCCCCATCCCCAATCCCTTATTATGAGGAAACTTCTATCTTAGAATCTCCGTCCCCTGAAAATATGAATTTTATGTGTCATTCGTATTAACATCTGGAACTTAATTTATTGCCAGTTTTATCTTCTTTTCAGTCTTCATCTACGCTGATTGTTGAGTTAACAGAAGGTAGCAACTACAAATTTCAGCACTATTTCAGTTAACACTAGTTGGAGTTTTTACAGAAAAATTCTATACCAGCACTCAATCATACATATCTGACTCACTCATGATGACATCTTGTTCTAATGAGTTGAAACATGATGCTCTGATAGTCCATAGACAATTCAGGGCATACTGAGAATCTAAAGCATTAAACTACATTTTTATACCAATTTTTTCAGGACAAAAAGGCAATATAACTCAAGATTTTAGGTGGTGAAGGTGTGACGACAGGCCAATATGTTGAGATATTGAAAGGTCTCATGAACGCGAATCAGGAGAAAGGATTGTGAAACTAGAGTGGCTACTAACCGGAACTGTGGGTACGGTGTTGTTACTGTCATCGCCAACTTGGGCAACAAGTTTAAGTTCTTGGCGTTTTGATGCCGGTCAAAACCGTTTAGAAATTAACACTACAGGAAACGTACAACCAAAAGCACAACTGATTTTTAGTCCCACACGTTTAGTAATTGACCTACCGGGAATTGTTTTTGGCAGACCCCAGTCTACACAGCAGGTAGGGGGTGCGATTCGGGCTGTGCGTGTAGGACAATTTGACCCCCAAACTACTCGCATCGTTGTCGAACTTGCCCCTGGTTATACCCTCGACCCCCAACAAATCAAATTTGTGGGGATTACCCCCCGTCGCTGGACTGTCCAGTTACCTAGACCAGTGGCGGAAACCACGGAATCTAATCCAGATAGTGTTTATAACGTAGTCACCCTAGATTCTGATGCGAAACCAGAGTTTTCAGAAAATGTAGTCAGTGCTGCTGGCTCAACTCAAATTGAGAACGTACAAGTAACTGGGGATGGTTTTTTTGTGCGGACAAGCGGGAATAATCCCCAAGTCAGTACAATTCGTAGCCGCGATCGCTCTACCATTTTTATGGATATCGCTGGTGCAACTTTATCCCCCCGTCTCAATCAGCGCAATATTACTGTCAACAAGCATGGTGTCAGCCGTGTAGAACTGACCCAACTGCAAACCCGCACACCATCTGTCCGCATAACTTTACGGGTAGACAAAAATAGTCCAGACTGGCGAGTTAGTAGCAGTAGTGTCGGTGGTTTGGTCATTCTACCCAGTCGTGTGGTGAGACTCCCAGGCAATACCAATTCTGATAACTCGGAAAATGTTACTACTATTCCCAGCAGACCACCTGTTGACAGCGATGTAGCAACGATTCAATCTATTGATCTAGCAGATAATCAATTGCTCATTCGCGCTAATCAAGATTTATCAGCTACCAGTGGTTGGGATCGCAATACTGGTTTGTTCCGCATTACTATCAATAATGCCAAGTTAGCCTCTAACGTCAAAGGCCCGATATTAACAGCCAATAGCCCTATCCTCCGAGTTAGGTTACAGACTCAAAACCCCAACACAGTTATTGTCTTAGTCCAACCAGCTACTGGGGTGCAAGTTGGTTCCCTCAACCAAGTTGGTAGTGAATTATTGGCTCTACAATTACAAGGTTCTCGTCGTTCAGTTACTACACCACCTCTACCTCCCATCCAAGGACAACTACCAGATCCGCGCAACCCCCAACCCACCACCCCACCCACTCGTCCTGCACCTAGAGGGAGAGTAGTAGTGATGATTGACCCTGGACATGGTGGAAAAGACCCAGGTGCAATCGGAATTGGGGGAGTACGGGAAAAAGATATCATCCTCCCCATTAGCCAAAGGATTGCTCAAGTCTTGCAACAAAACGGTGTGCAAGTCATTATGGCCAGGAACGCTGACTACTTCGTCAGTTTGCCAGGCCGAGTCCAAATGGCGGAACGTGCTGGAGCGGATGTCTTTGTAAGTATTCACGCCAACTCCGCCGGCGCAGGTCGTCCTGATGTGAGTGGATTAGAAGTTTATTACTACGACAATGGTTTGAGTCTAGCGCGTGTAGTTCATAACAGTATTCTCCAAGGTGTAAATGTCAGAGACAGGGGAGTCAGACGCGCCAGATTTTACGTCCTCAGAAAAAGTTCTATGCCCTCTATTTTGGTGGAAACAGGTTATTTGACTGGTCGCGAGGATGTAGCTAAGTTGCAAAGCACAGCTTACCAAAACCAAATGGCAGATGCGATCGCCCGTGGGATTCTCCAATATCTCCGACGCTAATTTGTTATGCTCATAACGAATCGCGCGATCGCCCAGTGGCAAAATTACAAGGGCGTGCTAAGATACTACGCCATCAGATGTATTTTTATACCGATACAAAATTTGATGGCAACCATGCCCAGGTTTGGACGGTGACGGTGTGAGGATTTGCGAATATGTTGAGATGACATTAGTGAACAGTTATCAAAGTTGCTTTCCTGGCACTCATAACTAATAACTGCATCACTGATAACTGCTACAGGCTCTCATGAATGCGAATCAGGAGAATATAGATTGTGAAACTAGAGTGGCTACTAACCGGAACTGTAGGTACAGTATTGTTACTGTCATCGCCAACTTGGGCAACAAGTTTAAGTTCTTGGCGTTTTGATGCCAATCAAAACCGTCTAGAAATTAACACTACAGGTAGCGTCCAACCACAAGCCCAACTAATCTTTAATCCGACACGTTTAGTAATTGACCTCCCAGGGATAACCCTCGGCAGACCCCAGTTGACTCAGCAGGTAGGGGGCGCGATTCGGGCTGTGCGTGTAGGACAATTTGACCCCCAAACCACCCGCATCGTCATCGAACTAGCCCCTGGTTATACCCTCGACCCCCAACAAATCAAGTTTGTAGGGATTACCGCCAGTCGTTGGACGGTTCAATTACCCACACCTGTAGCAGAAGGTAATATCGATAACCCAGAAATTGCCCAGCAGCCACCCTCAAATCCATCTCCGAGAAATATTTACACAGTCACCCCTACAAATCGCGAACCAGAAGTCAATAATAATCTCGCCTCCACTACGCAAATTGAAAACCTGCAAGTTACAGGTGATGGCTTTTTTGTCCGCACTCGTGGCGGTAATCCCCAAGTTCGAGTCAATCGCACTGAAGATCAGCAGGTACTCAACATTGATATTGCAGGTGCATCCTTATCACCAAACCTGAGACAGCAGGACTTTTCTATCAATCGTTATGGTGTTAGCCGCATTCAATTTACCCAATTACCAAACACCAATCAAACTGTCAGAATGACCATGCTGCTGGATAAAAATAGTTCTGACTGGCGAGTCAGCACTAGCAGTGTGGGTGGGTTTGTAGTGATACCGAATAGAAGTGCCGTTACATTACCTAGAGAGAATAACCCACAAACCATCTCCAGCAATTCACCAGCCAATATTGAAGCGATAGAGTTAGCTGAAAATGGGACACAGTTATTGATTCGAGCAGATCAATCTATATCTGCTCAAGGTGGTTGGGATAGAACCACAGGATTATTTCGGATCACTATTAATAATGCTAAATTAGCCGCCAATGTTAAAGGCCCCACTCTCACGGCCAATAGTCCAATTCTCAGAGTCCGGTTACAACCCCAAGCACCCAATACAGTAGTTGTTTTAGTACAACCTTCAGCCGGAGTGCAGGTAGGGGAACTCAATCAAGTCGGCAACCAACTTCTGGCTTTAGAGTTACAAGGCTCACGCCGATTGACACCCCCAATCTTTGTCCCTTCAGATAATCCATCTCAGTCACGCAATCCCAATATCGATATTCCCAGAAACAACACTTCTACCCCTCGTTCCTCAGTTCCCAGGGGTAAAGTCATAGTAGTGATTGACCCTGGACATGGTGGTAAAGACTCAGGCGCGCCAGGCTTGGGTGGACTTTTGGAAAAAGATGTAGTTTTGCCTATTGGTCGCCGCATAGCCGCAATTTTAGAGCAGAATGGTGTGCAAGCCGTACTGACGCGGGATGCTGATTTCTTTGTGGAGTTGCAAGGTAGAGTCGATATTGCTGAACGCGCCAATGCTACAGTTTTCGTCAGCGTTCACGCCAATTCTGTAGATAATCGCCCAGATGTCAATGGCTTAGAAGTCTACTATTACGATAGTGGCTACGCCTTAGCGGAAACAGTCCGCAACAGTATCTTACAAAGTATTGGCACTATTAAAGATAGAGGCACACGTAAAGCTAGATTCTATGTTCTCAGAAAGAGTTCCATGCCTTCGATTTTAGTAGAAACAGGTTATATGACAGGTCGGGAAGATAATCCGCGATTGGGTTCACCAGAATATCAAAATCGTATGGCAGAGGCGATCGCCCGTGGTATCCTGCAATATTTAAAGAGATGATCAAATTGCCTAAATACTAAAAATGCTCAATTGATATATCTACAGAATTTAATGGTCATTTGGCCAAATGTCTGCTAAATTCTGTATTTTAAATCCCCCAAATTTTTAATCAGTATCTGCCTGTGTATTCATCTTCCAGTTTTGAAGGTAATCTTTACGAATTCTTAGAACAGGAGCCTCAACGCGCTCCCATCGGTGTATTTGATAGTGGTGTTGGTGGGTTAACGGTATTGCGTCAAATCTATCGGCAGTTACCTCATGAATCAGTTATCTACTTCGGCGATACCGCTAGGCTACCTTACGGTATTCGTTCCCAAGCCGAAATCACCCAATTTGTCCGCGAAATCCTCGATTGGATGCAGCAGCAACGGGTGAAAATGGTGATTATGGCTTGTAATACGAGTTCTGCCTTGGCTCTAGAAACAGTCCGTGCAGAATATGACATCCCAATTTTGGGGGTGATTCTTCCTGGAGCTAAAGCCGCAGTTCAACAAGGTAAGCGCATCGGTATTATTGCTACACCAGCCACAGCTAAAAGCAACGCCTACAAGCACGCTATCTTAGAAATCAACCCAGAAGTAGAAGTGTGGCAAGTCGGCTGTCCAGAGTTTGTCCCACTCATTGAGCAGAATCGCATTCATGACCCCTACACTACAGAAGTTGCTAAATCTTATTTAGAACCTTTGCTGCAACAAGATATCGATACTTTAGTGTATGGCTGTACCCATTATCCCTTACTTGCTCCTGTAGTGCGATCGCTCCTGCCTACTCAAGTAAAAATTATTGACCCTGCTGTTTATGTCGTCAATGCTTGTAGTCAAGAACTAGAACTACTTGGTCTCAACAACACTCATCCTCCCCTCCCAACTCGCTTTGCTGTTAGTGGTTCTCCCCAACAGTTTGCCCAATCTGGAATCAATTGGTTAGGCTTTACGCCCATCGTTGAAGCGGTAGATTTCGCTAATATTCATAGTCATTAGTCATTAGTCATTAGTCATTAGTCATTAGCAAAAAACCATTTTTAACCACTAGATAATCAAATCAACACTGCTGATTCTAGCTCTTTGTCAAATGCTCTGGATTTTTGCTTCATGAAGCATAGTCACATTCCCAAATCAGGTTTTACTCTTGCCTGGATAAGCTATCTACCAAATTTATCATGACTAATGACTAATAACTACTGACTAGGCTTTTTTCCTGTGCGTTTTGCTAAACCCAATAATAGATAAACAGTGAATAAATATCCCGCAGCTAAAATAAAAATCATCATAGGCATATTCCCGTAAACCATAATCCCACCAGCACCTTTTCATAGAAATCAGGAACTTAAATAAAAGCAGCAGGAACAGCACCAAACAAATAACATTTTGGTGTCCGTATTACGTGACGCTAAACTCTACCGATAGAGTAATTAATTCTCTCCGGCTGAGATATGTGATATTTAATTGATTGCAGACCATACATCCGACAGCAAATACCACGCCACTTGAATGTGACGCAATACCGCACTCCTCAGCAGCTTACCTAGTCTGCTTGATTTTTGCTGATATCTTGACAACTGGAAGAAAGCTTACGCTCAAAGCAAACTAGAAGCGTATAACAACGCTTCTCAAAAACTTCACTTATCTCCCTAGCCAAGAAACTTTCGCAACAAACACACATCAAGAGGAAATGCCCTTGATTAATGTTGAAGGAAATTATATCCGTAACTCACAACACTGAAGAAGTAATTTCACTGAAAAGTGAATTACTGTTGTGGCGTGAATACCTGAAAAATTTAAAATCCCTAGATTATAGGGTAACATAACAAAGCCAACTTTGAGGCGAAATTTCAAATTTTTTAGCTACTTACAGAGATACAAGAAGTCATTAATTTATACATAAAGATAACTAATATTTAATTGGTATCACTTAATTTAGATAAATATACATTTAAGTATGTTTGATCAGCCACATGAAATTCATAAATTACAAAATATAATCTTTCTCAGCAAGAGTTTCAAGAAATCATACTGAGTCTTTAATAAAACCAGGTAAAAGCAGATAGTAACAATACTTAAATCAAATTTGTTCTAAACCATAGGTAATGATACATATTCAATATTTATCATTCTCAATTATCGGAGTAAAACTTTGCGCTGGCACAGGCTTATCTTAGAATAAACATTAGGATATGTAAACTTTCGTAACTAAAGTCAGAGTCCGCCCACCCATGACCCCAGCCACCTCCCTGTTTGCCCCTGTGGAAGCAGACCTGCGAATACTAGCAGATAACCTCAAACAGCTAGTTGGAAATCGCCACCCCATTCTGTTTATTGCCGCC contains:
- a CDS encoding rod shape-determining protein, which encodes MGIDLGTANTLVYVSGKGIVLQEPSVVAIDQNEKVALAVGEEAKKMLGRTPGNVIALRPLRDGVIADFDTAELMLKSFIQRVNEGRSLILPRIVIGIPSGVTGVERRAVMDAAAQAGAREVYLIDEPVAAAIGAGLPVAEPTGNMIIDIGGGTTEVAVLSLQGTVLSESVRIAGDELTESIIMYLKKVHNLVIGERTAEDIKIRIGSAYPTHDDENAIMEVRGLHLLSGLPRTVTIKGPEIRESMLEPLSVIIEAVKRTLERTPPELAADIIDRGIMLAGGGALLKGIDTLISHETGIVTHIAADPLSCVVLGTGRVLENFKQLERVFSGRSRNM
- a CDS encoding single-stranded DNA-binding protein: MSINIVTLVGRVGGDPDMKFFDSGKIVCKLTLAVNRRSRNDKPDWFTLEIWNKQAEAAGNYVRKGRLIAVKGSLKFDTWNDRQSGQLRSTPVILVDQWEFLDSKRDSEANGDYSPENF
- a CDS encoding SIMPL domain-containing protein gives rise to the protein MSQIALLNSKLRARKLFATLPLVLLVFLTATQPGMAQEKEKVWRTLTVTGRGEESIPTSISEINLGVEIQGKTAQEVQKEAARRSSAVVDFLKSRNVEKLQTTGIRLNPVYSYNNNVQRISGYAASNTVSFRVATEKAGTILDEAVKAGATQINSISFVATDEAIASARQQALKEATQDAQKQAEAVFNSLGIQSKEVVSIQVNGASAPPPPMLYRAEASKAVVGDMAIATPVVAGEQQVEATVTLQISY
- a CDS encoding M48 family metallopeptidase; translated protein: MEIIKIEGLSPLEYEHPFDKKALDTLAKTPGLDFVVNKFYSLGLSKLLQLQLVGNSMKITPSSLPDIYEILEDACETLNLKTMPEFYVRHDRTSDINFQGITVGVEHPIVIISTECIDSFSRQELLFVIGCEIGRIKSQHIFYKEIAYLLPIVSEFVTSAVAVDFTKPLTSGIELALLQWSRWSELTVDRAGLLACQDLTVAMTVMAKMAGLPKKYFNSFDVDDFVTQAREYEGFGDTTYTKFLKMFNLMFKSQAFILSRANELIKWVDSGEYQAVLERKTRLKPVPTPSFCRHCGFKLELSTVFCPNCGRQTSP
- a CDS encoding zinc-ribbon domain-containing protein codes for the protein MKCPKCQTENRQDSKFCINCGESLTSPAPIDDGIRRPSLASKRYAQGKNPILAAILCLLITGLGQVYNGDYLKALVMFLGAVILFAPTAGIGSFLMLIWSVIDAYQVAKGNQSLWK
- a CDS encoding CHAT domain-containing protein, which gives rise to MKANINAKSILLLAANPKGTKGLRLQEEEREIRERLRLAGYGKTPINSTGATRPRDIQQAMLDFKPQIVHFSGHGAEQEGLVFEDVTGQEKLVDTSALANLFRLFSSRVECVVLNACYSKFQAEAIARYIEYVIGMSKAIGDKAAIEFSVGFYSALGSGESIEFAYELGCNAIQLEGLPEELTPVLYKKGKLLQIYIGNRVFKDDDDETTNENSRNLVRNNYSTDINNTLLINQSLEIPVETSVNNPIQQPHNQSEEPSSKDEVVLNLIEQLFDALSSPNLEIGIQKFAAIAHHSLFINDQIDPAFRKNSFNVAARRFNLYKQPIKVIGSEYTGRTRLGSRGSKEDGREEKYAIERKDYSAGLKGHIRIFFPTNGESAKISGLNL
- a CDS encoding EVE domain-containing protein; its protein translation is MAYWLLKTEPDDYSYFDLERDGGTVWDGVNNPLALKHIRTMQPQDLAWIYHTGKERQIMGMAEISSQAYPDPTLNDAKRVVVDIRPLQKVTQPVTLSQIKQTQKFAEFDLLRIPRLSVVPVSDIYWQYLMELAGVSH